One Aspergillus oryzae RIB40 DNA, chromosome 2 genomic window carries:
- a CDS encoding aromatic amino acid and leucine permease (amino acid transporters), translating to MPPHTAEYPSFDEAGPTSIAEKKGFHDNVGSYDVENTAGQLEEVHDFKQGLHQRHIQMIALAGTIGTGLFLGSGRAIATAGPLGAFLGYSIIGLTVSSVVFGVGEMGALAPLTGGAIRYLELFCDPALSFAIGWNHVYSYVVSIPSEIVAAAVIVQFWVTINNAIWITVFGVVMLITALLFVRIYGELEFGFSMLKIMLVIGINIMALVITCGGGPDHKAIGFSYWKNPGPFVQYLGVEGSLGRFMGFWTTFDNALYAYSGIDNITVAAAETRNPRHAIPQAARRIFVRIFLFYILTIFMVGLVVPSNDPNLLGSTSTAAHSPFVIAARNAGISAVPSIINAVVLTSAWSSGNSNMLGGSRILYGMACNGHAPKFFKRMNRFGVPYISVALYGLFVALGYMTLSDSASTVFTWLQDIVAISTLVNWVCICIVYLRFYYGCKKQGIDRHKELPWAAPFQPWSTWFSLILLVILFFTGGYKTFMHGHWDTETFISSYLNGPLILVIYLGYKFVKKTRIIPLEEIPIRPFIENYQNNPEPEPKPKKGWRRLNILWS from the coding sequence ATGCCTCCCCATACCGCAGAATACCCCTCGTTTGACGAAGCTGGTCCGACATCTATTGCAGAGAAAAAAGGCTTCCACGACAATGTGGGATCGTACGATGTGGAGAACACCGCCGGCCAGCTGGAGGAGGTGCATGACTTCAAGCAAGGCCTCCACCAGCGCCATATTCAGATGATCGCGCTGGCTGGTACCATCGGAACTGGTCTTTTCCTGGGCTCTGGACGAGCCATCGCAACGGCGGGGCCTCTGGGAGCTTTTCTCGGATACTCCATTATTGGTCTCACGGTGTCGAGCGTTGTCTTCGGCGTTGGTGAAATGGGCGCCCTGGCCCCTCTCACAGGTGGTGCTATTCGATACCTTGAACTCTTCTGCGATCCTGCGTTGTCATTTGCCATTGGGTGGAACCATGTATACTCCTACGTGGTATCAATTCCGTCCGAGATTGTCGCAGCGGCCGTCATTGTTCAGTTCTGGGTaacaatcaacaatgcaATTTGGATAACTGTGTTCGGTGTCGTCATGCTCATCACAGCACTCCTCTTCGTCCGTATCTATGGAGAGCTGGAATTCGGCTTCTCCATGCTGAAGATCATGCTAGTCATTGGAATCAATATCATGGCCTTGGTGATCACATGTGGAGGAGGTCCCGACCATAAAGCCATCGGATTCAGTTACTGGAAGAACCCAGGGCCCTTCGTCCAATACCTCGGGGTTGAGGGCTCATTAGGCCGGTTCATGGGATTCTGGACTACATTCGACAACGCTCTTTACGCATACTCCGGCATCGACAACATCACAGTGGCTGCCGCTGAAACACGCAATCCCCGCCACGCGATCCCCCAAGCCGCGCGCCGGATCTTCGTTCgaatcttcctcttctacaTCCTAACAATCTTCATGGTCGGCCTAGTCGTCCCATCCAACGACCCCAATCTCCTCGGCTCAACAAGCACAGCAGCCCATTCCCCCTTCGTCATCGCCGCCCGCAACGCAGGCATCTCCGCAGTAccatccatcatcaacgccgtCGTCCTCACCTCCGCCTGGTCCTCAGGAAATTCCAACATGCTCGGCGGCTCCCGCATCCTCTACGGCATGGCCTGCAACGGCCACGCCCCGAAATTCTTCAAACGAATGAACCGCTTCGGCGTCCCTTACATCTCCGTCGCGCTATACGGCCTCTTCGTGGCCCTAGGCTACATGACCCTCTCCGACTCGGCAAGTACAGTCTTCACTTGGTTACAAGATATCGTCGCCATATCCACGCTAGTAAACTGGGTCTGTATCTGTATCGTCTACCTCCGTTTCTACTACGGATGCAAGAAGCAAGGCATAGACCGTCATAAGGAACTGCCGTGGGCAGCGCCATTCCAGCCCTGGAGTACGTGGTTCTCTTTGATCCTGTTAGTCATTCTGTTCTTTACCGGTGGTTATAAGACGTTCATGCATGGACATTGGGATACGGAAACGTTTATCTCGTCGTATTTGAACGGGCCGCTTATTTTGGTTATCTACCTGGGCTATAAGTTCGtcaagaagacgaggattATTCCATTAGAGGAGATTCCGATTCGGCCTTTTATTGAGAATTATCAGAATAATCCGGAGCCGGaaccgaagccgaagaaggggtggaggagattgaaTATTTTGTGGTCTTAG
- a CDS encoding putative 2-haloalkanoic acid dehalogenase (predicted protein) — protein MTPKKHVVFDVVGTCVSFDAFYNCIDRVIGDKLRAQCITPRFFGFSWMTAAELEFTFLSISERYKPYKEVITALFYRTLHMAGIEDPRLFATEAERDQCVQGYSELELRPGTRECFAKLREAGFTVWCLTTGDTKRVRGYFERAGVDMPLENFISCDSQGVAKPTLAAYRPAMGKFAEEDVKWFAAAHMWDVSAAVKVGFRGAYCTLYEKESCAEIFDTQLEVLEDSLPEMADKIIAVSG, from the coding sequence ATGACCCCAAAGAAACACGTCGTCTTCGACGTCGTCGGCACCTGTGTCTCCTTCGACGCCTTCTACAACTGCATCGACCGCGTCATCGGCGACAAGCTGCGCGCGCAATGCATCACGCCCCGTTTCTTCGGCTTCAGCTGGATGACCGCCGCCGAGCTTGAATTTACCTTTTTGTCGATTTCGGAACGGTATAAACCGTATAAAGAGGTTATTACGGCGCTGTTCTATCGGACGTTACACATGGCGGGAATCGAGGACCCGAGGTTGTTTGCGACGGAGGCTGAGAGGGATCAGTGTGTCCAGGGATATTCGGAGCTGGAGCTGAGACCCGGGACCCGGGAGTGCTTTGCGAAGTTACGAGAGGCGGGTTTCACGGTTTGGTGTCTTACGACTGGGGATACGAAGCGTGTGAGGGGGTATTTTGAGCGGGCTGGGGTGGATATGCCGTTGGAGAACTTTATTAGTTGTGATTCGCAGGGAGTGGCTAAGCCGACACTTGCGGCGTATAGGCCTGCGATGGGGAAATTTGCAGAGGAGGATGTGAAGTGGTTTGCGGCGGCGCATATGTGGGATGTTTCGGCGGCGGTTAAGGTCGGGTTCAGAGGAGCTTATTGTACGCTGTATGAGAAGGAGTCGTGTGCGGAGATCTTTGATACCCAgttggaggtgttggaggatTCTTTGCCTGAGATGGCGGACAAGATTATTGCCGTTTCGGGGTAG
- a CDS encoding NAD(P)/FAD-dependent oxidoreductase (predicted protein) has protein sequence MQLPASNGTVAASTAETPPTGCFPVPNPGECFWQTQPHPKSNHRSTEQLPEHSDIVIIGAGYAGISTAYHIVKDHKDFNKSITILEARGVCSGATGRNGGHLRPDFYGHIPTYIDRAGARAGAEIAEFEIAHLPALKKVIEEEKIDCDFTLTRTIDVWCNGEAAAKAKATFDSVVAQKC, from the coding sequence ATGCAACTGCCTGCTTCGAATGGGACTGTAGCTGCTTCTACAGCTGAAACACCACCTACAGGATGCTTTCCTGTTCCTAATCCTGGGGAATGTTTCTGGCAAACCCAGCCTCATCCGAAGAGTAACCATCGCTCGACGGAACAATTGCCCGAGCACAGTGACATTGTTATAATCGGCGCTGGCTACGCTGGTATCAGTACAGCCTACCATATCGTGAAGGACCATAAGGATTTCAACAAGTCAATCACAATTCTGGAAGCCAGGGGAGTGTGCTCGGGCGCAACAGGTCGCAACGGCGGTCATCTCCGGCCAGACTTCTACGGTCATATTCCCACATACATCGATCGCGCCGGTGCGCGTGCAGGGGCTGAGATAGCGGAGTTCGAGATAGCTCACCTTCCCGCACTCAAGAAAGTcattgaggaagagaagatcgattGTGACTTTACCTTGACAAGGACCATCGACGTCTGGTGCAACGGGGAAGCCGCAGCAAAG
- a CDS encoding putative secretory lipase (predicted protein): protein MARLSLLLAPLFAVLPLVSAFPAQLPARATAPALPVDDPFYIPPEGFESSAPGTILRHRTPPNPIAALGFAKVNIQAAHQILYRTSDSSGNAIATVSTILIPHNADYSKLLSYQVAEDAADPNCAPSYALQLEAAHDGILGLVIPQVELLFFGAALNKGWVVTVPDHLGPKAAFLANNLSGQAVLDNIRAALASSSFTNITSDPTIALWGYSGGSLASGFAAELHPTYAPELNIVGAALGGTVPKIRPVIDAVNKGLFVGLVPSGIQGLANEYPDIQQLINDGLKPSKRADFNKTQNPCLSGDILQYLGQDIYDYTNDRNIFDQPAAVKVMDANAMGQHVPKIPLLVYKSVGDEISPVNDTDALVETYCNAGASVEYKRDELSEHASLEITGSADGLLWIMDRMNNKPVQQGCTKSTAVTGLADPKALLALGDEILTLLKAILAGPIGPGVVG, encoded by the coding sequence ATGGCCAGGCTAAGCCTTTTGTTGGCACCACTCTTCGCCGTGCTCCCGCTCGTTTCGGCCTTCCCGGCCCAACTGCCTGCGCGGGCCACTGCACCTGCACTACCAGTGGACGACCCTTTTTATATCCCTCCCGAAGGCTTTGAGTCCTCGGCACCTGGAACAATCCTTCGGCACAGAActcccccaaacccaattGCAGCGCTCGGCTTCGCGAAAGTCAATATCCAGGCAGCACATCAAATTTTGTACCGCACAAGCGACTCCTCTGGCAATGCCATTGCAACAGTCTCCACCATCCTGATTCCCCACAATGCTGATTACTCCAAGTTGCTCTCCTACCAGGTCGCTGAAGATGCAGCGGATCCAAACTGTGCGCCTTCGTACGCCTTACAGCTTGAGGCAGCCCACGACGGGATTTTGGGTCTGGTGATCCCACAAGTGGAACTGTTGTTCTTCGGCGCAGCCCTTAATAAAGGCTGGGTGGTGACAGTCCCAGATCATCTCGGACCTAAGGCAGCCTTCCTGGCCAACAACCTCTCCGGCCAAGCCGTTTTAGACAACATTCGTGCTGCCTTGGCATCCTCGAGCTTTACAAACATCACTTCGGATCCCACTATCGCGCTATGGGGCTACTCTGGTGGAAGTTTGGCCAGTGGATTTGCCGCCGAGCTTCATCCTACCTATGCCCCCGAGCTAAATATCGTGGGAGCCGCACTGGGCGGTACCGTGCCCAAGATTCGACCAGTCATTGATGCGGTCAACAAAGGTCTGTTTGTCGGACTCGTTCCCTCCGGCATCCAAGGTCTGGCGAATGAGTATCCCGACATCCAGCAACTTATTAATGACGGGCTTAAACCATCGAAGAGGGCAGACTTTAACAAGACCCAGAACCCGTGTCTTTCCGGAGACATACTTCAATACCTCGGGCAGGATATCTACGATTATACGAACGATCGGAATATCTTTGATCAGCCGGCGGCTGTGAAAGTAATGGACGCCAATGCGATGGGACAGCATGTGCCCAAGATCCCTCTTTTGGTGTACAAGTCGGTTGGGGATGAGATAAGCCCCGTGAATGACACCGATGCTCTTGTTGAGACTTATTGTAATGCTGGAGCCAGTGTCGAGTATAAGCGTGATGAGCTCTCTGAACATGCATCGCTCGAGATCACAGGGTCTGCTGACGGTCTGCTCTGGATTATGGATCGTATGAATAATAAGCCCGTCCAACAGGGATGTACTAAGTCTACTGCGGTCACTGGTCTTGCTGACCCTAAGGCTCTCCTAGCCTTGGGCGATGAGATCCTTACCCTCCTCAAGGCAATCCTGGCGGGGCCGATCGGTCCTGGTGTCGTCGGCTAA
- a CDS encoding uncharacterized protein (acetyl-CoA acetyltransferase): MATANSNNAYVLGVGMTQFLKPRRTREYPELGYEAGVKAMIDAQINYDDVQTGIACYCYGDSTSGQRIFYQFGMKGIPIYNTNNACATGSTGLHLARTMVKGGTADCVLVVGFEQMRPGSIKSVWDDRPSAHGPSTRLMEEVYGKDPAPRNAQYFGNAGREYMTKFGAKAEDFAEIARISHEHSQRNPYAQFRTSYTLEQIQNSGTIFAPLTKLQCSPTSDGAAAAVIVSQKFLDARPHLKSQAILIAGQQLMTDGPEVYSQSAIDLVGFQMSKQAAERAMAEAGVTPKDIKVCELHDCFSANELLLLDALGFSEPGKAHELVRRGDITYGGRGPVINPSGGLISKGHPLGATGVAQCAELTWQLRGWANNRLVKGTNVALQHNLGLGGAVVVTVYKRADGQSNPALSDAEVRQKSALGYNPAVEARYVRPEDGEKVRSRTKRHDHPLKETVGTLSARI; this comes from the exons ATGGCTACAGCAAATTCAAACAACGCCTACGTCCTAGGCGTAGGAATGACCCAATTCCTCAAACCCCGCCGCACCCGCGAATACCCTGAACTCGGCTACGAAGCCGGCGTGAAAGCCATGATCGACGCCCAGATCAATTACGACGACGTCCAAACTGGAATCGCATGCTACTGCTATGGAGATAGCACCTCTGGTCAGCGGATCTTTTACCAGTTCGGCATGAAGGGTATCCCTATCTACAACACGAACAATGCCTGTGCGACGGGCTCGACGGGTCTACATCTGGCGCGGACGATGGTAAAGGGTGGTACCGCGGATTGTGTTCTAGTCGTAGGTTTTGAGCAGATGCGACCGGGGTCGATTAAGAGTGTTTGGGATGATCGACCCAGTGCGCATGGGCCGTCAACGAGGCTGATGGAGGAGGTGTATGGGAAGGATCCGGCGCCGAGGAATGCGCAATATTTTGGGAATGCGGGGAGGGAGTATATGACTAA GTTCGGGGCAAAGGCAGAAGATTTCGCAGAGATCGCACGTATCTCGCATGAACATTCCCAGAGAAACCCATATGCTCAATTCCGGACCTCGTACACCCTCGAGCAGATCCAGAACTCGGGTACTATCTTTGCTCCGTTGACGAAATTGCAATGCAGTCCAACTAGTGACGGTGCCGCGGCTGCTGTTATCGTGTCGCAAAAGTTCCTAGATGCTAGGCCACACTTGAAATCCCAGGCTATTCTCATTGCAGGACAGCAGCTCATGACCGACGGACCGGAAGTATACTCACAAAGTGCGATCGACCTGGTAGGCTTCCAGATGAGCAAGCAAGCTGCGGAACGGGCGATGGCCGAAGCGGGTGTCACgcccaaggatatcaaggttTGCGAATTGCACGACTGCTTTTCGGCAAATGAACTTCTACTCCTCGATGCGCTTGGCTTTTCGGAGCCAGGCAAGGCTCATGAGCTGGTTCGTCGAGGCGATATTACATATGGTGGCCGGGGACCTGTTATTAATCCTTCTGGTGGACTTATTTCCAAAGGTCATCCCCTTGGAGCTACTGGTGTGGCGCAATGTGCCGAGCTCACTTGGCAGTTACGGGGGTGGGCAAATAATCGCTTGGTTAAGGGAACTAATGTTGCTTTGCAGCATAATTTGGGTCTTGGTGGTGCCGTCGTAGTGACGGTTTACAAGAGGGCTGATGGACAGAGTAACCCGGCACTTTCGGATGCAGAGGTACGACAGAAATCTGCATTGGGCTATAACCCCGCGGTAGAGGCGCGCTATGTTAGACctgaggatggagagaaggttcGGAGTCGGACGAAGCGACATGACCATCCTCTGAAGGAGACGGTGGGGACTCTGTCGGCACGTATTTAG
- a CDS encoding fungal specific transcription factor domain-containing protein (predicted protein) — MQGISLDTDTLSQMANALASNQEHPREPPLEPEEVDGLPIDDEACTIDPVEDTTTHYSGEFSYWNFSMRIKHQIEHQTRRSLAQHTRNADQRVFEYWRAQQLRSGQSHLSAAISSCPPRQIARFLANTFFKYAETHYFFVQKRWFFENLNVLYSDPGSFGRKGAAVISILLTVFAVGTQYAYLDSPSHNTTSDGDFSEDDIGANFYQNAVRLLPEIIESSCLESVQACLLFGFYSLPIDASGLGYIYINLAVRLAMQNGMHRKCKSDVFNPDMIETRNRTMVVWTEYKADRGFAEKYLFSTGDLYPFCDQMSTQMSPSIAKGCTSNILLGILHALSHLSNLSIFLKTSSMNCERRIHPLDLVLQNTDVGSRSLLRHCEKKAVPNILARLWDKKRAMADWWDSMPQDVLGGSSQPQNLSRAAVHLRLEYCLVNMFIGRPFLLRDRTTQSPRSSPAGPEFTSTGGENGEGSSPKQTSSTQSLVKDCTEAATEVIRLCQILQNNGPGLARASYIEYSSCRASLLVLIAYSIQNRSAEYHKTLQDGLDMIREMAASGDSARSEVALIEALERALARLHSEAQPTQPSDFPSETIPTMSDYEAFKQWGSSWRSGGALNMCDNVAVPETTAVVSAGSALPPVNSDPNSVGYMEPLNLTASSNESRRDMQMDALNAWDPVNELSIFGAGNLALSSAWPTQTETQVLEQFLAVPEAGFVPRLEADRHGGFAQMFPYRASQDARTSPR, encoded by the exons ATGCAAGGAATCTCCCTTGATACGGATACTCTCTCCCAGATGGCAAATGCCCTCGCGTCGAATCAAGAGCATCCCAGGGAACCCCCTCTAGAACCCGAAGAGGTCGATGGACTCCCTATCGATGACGAAGCATGTACAATTGACCCGGTTGAAGATACTACAACTC ATTATTCTGGGGAATTCTCATACTGGAACTTTTCCATGCGCATCAAACACCAGATTGAACATCAAACCCGGCGATCACTTGCTCAG CACACTCGTAATGCCGATCAGCGGGTCTTTGAGTACTGGCGAGCGCAACAACTACGTTCTGGCCAGAGTCACCTATCCGCCGCCATTTCCTCCTGTCCGCCACGACAAATAGCCAGGTTTCTGGCTAACACCTTTTTCAAGTACGCTGAAACACATTACTTTTTTGTCCAAAAGAGGTGGTTCTTCGAGAACCTCAACGTGCTTTATAGCGACCCTGGCAGCTTTGGTAGGAAGGGTGCTGCTGTCATAAGCATTTTGCTTACCGTATTCGCGGTTGGGACACAGTATGCGTACTTGGACTCGCCCAGTCACAATACAACGAGCGATGGAGACTTCTCGGAAGATGACATTGGTGCCAACTTCTATCAGAATGCGGTCCGACTATTACCTGAAATTATCGAATCGTCTTGTTTAGAAAGCGTTCAGGCATGCCTACTCTTCGGGTTTTACTCATTGCCAATTGATGCGTCCGGCCTCGgctatatctatatcaaCCTCGCCGTGCGACTCGCTATGCAGAATGGTATGCATCGGAAGTGTAAAAGTGACGTGTTCAACCCAGATATGATTGAGACGCGGAATC GCACAATGGTTGTATGGACTGAGTACAAAGCTGATCGCGGGTTCGCAGAAAAGTATCTATTTTCCACGGGCGACCTTTATCCGTTCTGCGATCAGATGTCGACACAGATGTCCCCGAGTATCGCGAAGGGATGCACATCGAACATCCTCCTTGGAATATTGCACGCGCTGTCACATCTGTCCAACTTATCCATTTTCTTGAAGACTTCTTCCATGAATTGTGAGCGCCGAATCCACCCGTTAGACTTAGTACTGCAAAACACTGACGTTGGGTCTAGATCTCTCCTGCGACATtgtgaaaagaaagcagTACCGAATATCTTGGCTCGTTTGTGGGACAAGAAACGCGCTATGGCAGATTGGTGGGATTCAATGCCACAAGATGTACTTGGTGGCTCAAGTCAACCACAGAATCTAAGCCGCGCTGCAGTGCATCTGCGCCTTGAGTATTGTCTAGTCAATATGTTTATCGGACGGCCATTTCTCCTTAGAGACCGGACCACACAATCCCCCCGAAGCTCTCCAGCTGGACCAGAATTCACAAGTACAGGAGGCGAAAATGGCGAGGGCTCCAGTCCAAAGCAGACATCTAGTACACAGAGTCTCGTCAAGGACTGCACAGAGGCTGCAACGGAGGTGATTCGACTTTGTCAAATACTGCAAAACAATGGTCCGGGTCTCGCCAGAGCTTCCTACATTGAATACAGTTCGTGTCGGGCCTCACTACTAGTGTTGATCGCCTACTCCATCCAGAACCGTTCGGCGGAGTACCACAAAACACTACAAGACGGGCTGGATATGATCCGCGAAATGGCAGCCTCTGGGGACTCGGCACGATCGGAGGTGGCGCTAATTGAGGCGCTGGAACGAGCTCTTGCTCGTTTGCATTCCGAAGCACAACCTACACAGCCGAGTGATTTCCCCTCAGAGACAATACCTACGATGTCAGACTATGAAGCATTCAAGCAATGGGGATCATCCTGGAGGAGCGGTGGGGCACTGAATATGTGCGACAATGTTGCTGTCCCTGAAACAACTGCTGTAGTGTCAGCCGGCTCTGCACTGCCGCCTGTGAACTCGGATCCCAACTCGGTTGGTTATATGGAGCCTCTGAATCTCACTGCGTCATCAAATGAGTCCCGTCGAGATATGCAGATGGACGCCCTCAATGCGTGGGACCCGGTCAATGAGTTATCCATCTTTGGTGCCGGCAATCTAGCACTGTCATCGGCATGGCCGACACAGACAGAAACGCAAGTGCTTGAGCAATTCCTTGCCGTGCCCGAGGCTGGCTTCGTGCCTCGTCTTGAAGCCGATCGCCACGGTGGTTTCGCACAAATGTTTCCCTACCGAGCGTCCCAAGACGCCAGGACATCTCCACGCTGA